The DNA region GAACATGCAGTGCTTCCTGAGGAACGCTCCGGCGAGCTACACCGGCGCCATCGACGGACTGCTCGGCACCAACAGCTGGAAGGCGTACCAGCGCTGGCTCAAGGAGTACTGGGGCTACACCGGTGCCATCGACGGCATCGTCGGCCCCAACACGATCAAGGCGCTGCAGCGCAAGCTGGCCTTCAACTGGGGCTACACGGGCGCCATCGACGGGATCGCAGGATCGGGGACCAAGGCCGCGTTCAAGCGGCTCGCCAACGACAACAGCGTCTTCTTCCCCTGCTGACACCGAAGTGCTGACACCGAAGTGCTGACGCCGAAGCTGACGCAGAGTCGGATCGTCGCGCTTTGAGGTGAAGACCGCGGTCTGTCCTCTCACGGGGGAGGGGACAGGCCGCTTCTCGTTGTCAGTACGTCTGACCGCTACCGCGTCCGACCTCCCGAACGGTGTGCGGTGGCCGATCCCGGCCCCACACTCAGCGGTTAGCCTTGGCTATGATCGGTTTCTCTGCACTCGGCCGGAGTCCGCGATGAGCGTCGTCGACTCCTTCCCGCTCGGGGCCGCGACCACGCTCGCCGAACTCGCCCGGGATCCGCACCCGCGACTGGCGCAGCTGCGTGCGCGGGAGCCCGTTTCGTGGCTTCCCGAACTGGACGGATGGCTGGTGACCCGGCGCGACCTCGCGCTGAGCGTGATGCGGGACGCGGCGACCTTCACCGTCGACGACCCCCGGTTCTCCACCGCACAGGTCGTCGGACCGAGCATGCTGTCGCTGGACGGCGCCGAGCACGCCCGCCACCGCGAGCCCTTCAACCAGCCCTTCCGCCCGCGGGAGGTCCGTGACGGCTTCGCCTCGTTCATCGAGCGGGAGACCGAGCGGCTCATCACCGCCCTGGAACTCACCGCCCTGGAACCGACCGGTGCCGTGGACCTGCGGCGCGCCTTCGCAGGCCCGCTCGCGGTCGCCGTCGTGACCGAGGCACTCGGGCTGGCGGGCACCGACGCGGACACGGTGCTCTCCTGGTACGACGCCATCGTGCGGTCGGTCTCCGACATCACCGCCGGACATGACGCGGCGCCCGCCGGCGCCGCGGCGTACGCGCAGCTGCGGGCCGCCGTGGAAGCCACCGTCGCGGATCGGAGTACGTCCTCGCTCCTCGTCTCCGCCGCCGGGCGGCTGGCGGTGCCCGAAGTGGCCTCCAACGCCGCGGTCCTGATGTTCGGAGGCATCGAGACCACCGAGGGGATGATCACCAACGCGCTGCTGCACCTGCTGCACCACCCGGACCAACTTGCCCTGGTCCGGGCCGACTTCGATCTCCTGGACGGCGCGATCGAGGAATCGCTGCGCCTGGAACCCGGGGCGGCGGTCGTGGACCGCTACGCCACCTGTGACACCGTGCTCGGCCCGGCCGCGATACGCAAGGGCGACCTGGTGACCGTCTCCCTGACGGGCGCCAACCGCGACCCGGCCGTCTTCCCCGACCCCGACCGCTTCGACGTCCGCCGCGAGAACGCACGCCTCCAACTGGCCTTCGCCCACGGCCCGCACTACTGCCTCGCCGCACACCTCGCCCGCCTGGAGACCCGGATCGCGCTCCAGCATCTGCTCGAACGCCTCCCCGCCCTGCGCCTCGACCCGGAGCACCCCACCGCTCCGTACGGTCTGGTCTTCCGCAAGCCGCTCACGCTGCACGTGCTGTGGGACAGGGACAGCGCCGCCTGACACTGCCCCCGGCCGTCATCGACAGGAGTCCGTGAAGGCGCGGGCCCGTCGGGTGATCTCCGGCCAGTCCCCGGCGGCCACCAGGGAGGGCGGTACGACGTTCGAGCCGGCGCACACAGCACGCGCCCCGGCGGCGAGGAAAGCGGCCGCGTTGTCCTCGTTGACACCGCCCGACGCCACCAGCGGTACGTCCGGGAACGGTCCGGCCAGATCCCGGAGGTAGCCGGGGCCGAAGGCACGCGCGGGGAAGATCTTCACCGCGTCGGCGCCGAGATCGAGCGCCAGGCCGACCTCCGTCGGGGAGAGGGCGCCGAGGACGACCGGCCCCCCGGCCGCCGACGCCGCCTTGGCCACCCCCGGGCGGCAGCCGGGCGTGACGAGGTACCGGGCCCCCGCGTCGATCAGTTCCTCGGCCTGTTCGCCGGTCATCACCGTGCCCGCGCCGATGCCGTCCCCGTCGTCGGCCACCGCACGTCGCAGGTGCGCGGCGAGTCCGGGCGTGGTGCGGGTGAACTCGATCCAGCGGATGCCGCCGGCGCGCAGGGCCGCGCACAACGCCGCCGCGTCGGGTATCTCGGGTGCGCGGACGACGGCGATCACGCGGTCCTTCGACAGCTGGGAGAGGAAGTCTGCGGTCATGGGCGGGAGTTCTCCTTCGGTCGGGCCCGATTCGGTACCGCCGGACTCGGACTGTTGCGCGGCGGTTTTCCTCAACAGGCGGTTCCCTCAGCGGGGTGCCGTGGCGGCCCAGGCGTCGTCGTCCAGGGCGAGGCACCGGTCGGTCTCCGTGCGGGGCGGCATGACGGGAACGTCGTCCCTCGTCCGCAGCGCCGCGGCGGCCGCCAGATGGCCGAGCCGCAGCCGTGAGCGTTCGTCGCGGTCCTCCAGGACGCCGGCCAGGTAGCCGGCCGCGAACGCGTCGCCCGCGCCGACCGGTTCGACCACCTTGGTGGGCAGCGAGGGCACGAACGTCCGCACCCCGTCGGCGTACGAGGTCGCTCCGTGTTCGGCGTCCTTGACGACCACGACGGGCGCGGGAGCGAGCAGGGCCGCGATGTCGTCCGGACGGGCGGTGCCCCACAGCTCCTCGGCCTCGTCCCGTCCCACGAACACGATGTCCGCGGCGCGGGCGAGCGCCAGCAGACTCCGCGCGGCGTCCGTACCGCGCCCGCGCCAGAGCGCGGGACGGTGGTTCACGTCGAAGGAGACGACCGGACCACGCGGGGCGCGGCCCTCCCGGCCGAGGAGCAGCGCCTCCAGCAGGCGGGCGCAGCTGTCGGAGACGGCCGCGGCCACGCCCGACAGGTGCACGACGCGGGCCCGGCGGAGTACGGGCCGCCGGGCCAGCTCCGGCCCCATCCGGGACGCGGCCGATCCGCCGCGGTAGTAGTGCGTACGGGTGCGGTCCGGACCCGGGTCCTTGAAGTAGACGCCGGTCGGCCGCTCCGGATCGGTCTCGACGGCGCTCACGTCCACGCCCCGCGCGGTGAGTTCGGCCAGGATGCGACGGGCGAACGGATCGTCACCGAGCCGGCTCAGCCAGGCGGCGCGGTGCCCGAGACCGGCCACTCCGCAGGCGACGTTGGACTCGGCACCGCCGATGGCCATGCTGAGCACGGGCTGTTCGGCGAGCGGGCGGGCGTCCGGCGGGCTGAGCACGGCCATCGTCTCGCCGACGCACACGACGTCGGCCACCGGCTCCTGGCTGTCGGCGGCGTGGGGAGGGGACGGCAGAGGCACGGGATTCTCCTGGCGGACGGGACGGGAATACGGACTCGAAGGCGGGACGGGCGGGGGTGCACCGGGGCGGCATCGTGCGAAGGAGCGGCCTGAAGGCGCCAGGTGCGACGGCCAGGCCCATGCGGGCGTGCCGCACGAGGACCCGCCGTGCGTCACAACACGGTGCCCTCGGTGGCAAGTCGCAGCATCACCTTGCTGCTCCCGCTCCCCGGGTCGGCGGCCACGGCGAGCGCCTCCTCGGCCCGTTCAAGCGGGAAACGGTGGGTGATCAGGGGGGTCACGTCCAGGCCGTCCCGGAGCGCGATCAGCGCCTCGTCGATCTCCTCGACGAACCGGTACGAGCCGATCCAGGTGATCTCGCGGGTCACCAGATCGCCGAGCGCGGCGGCCACGGCCGTACCGGGCAGGTTGCCCACCTGGACGAGGGTGCCTCCCCGGGCCGTGGCCCGCAGCACAGGGCCGAGCGCGGCCGGGGCGCCGGACGCCTCGAAGACCACGTCCACGTCCTCGGGCAGCCCTTCGCCGGCGGAGAGGTCGCACGTCTCGTCGGCGCCCATGGCGCGGGCGACGGCGAGGGAGGACGACGCCAGATCGGCGGCGACGACCCGGCCCGCTCCGCGGTACCGCGCGGCGGCGACGACCAGGGAGCCGATCGGGCCACAGCCGTTGACCAGGACCGTACGGCCACGCAGTTCGGGGGCCCGCCCGACGGCGTGCAGGGCGACGGCCAACGGCTCGGCGAGAGCGCCCTGTTCGGTGCCGACGCCGTCCGGCAGCGGCCGGATCTGGGTCGCGGGGACCGTCCGGTACTCGCTGAACCCGCCGTCGGTGTGCGGGTCGAAGGCCGCCGAGCCGAAGTAGCGGACGCGCGGGTAGAGGTTGGTCCGTCCGGCGATCCGCTCGGGAAGGACGCCGTCGCCGACCAGTTGGGCCGGGTGCACGGTGACCGGCTGGCCCTCGCGGAGCCCGGTGACTCCGTTGCCGAGGGCGGCGACCCGGCCCGCGAACTCGTGCCCGAGCACCAGCGGGTGCGCGAGCGCGGCGGTGCCGGACGCGCCCTTCTTCCAGTACGCGATGTCGGATCCGCAGATGCCGCCCCACTCCAGGGCCAGCAGCACCTCGCCCGCGCCCGGCACCGGCCGGGTCCGCTCGTCGACGCGTACGTCGCCGGGACCGTGCACCACAACCGCCCTCATACGGCGTCCTCCAGCCGGACCAGATCGCGTCCGCGTGTCTCGGGCGCGAGGAACGCGCTGACGAAGGTGATGAGCGAGTAGACGACGAGCATCGCCGCGATGGGCCACCAACTGCCGGTGACGGCGGTGAGCGTGGCCGCGAGGACCGGGCCGATCGCCGTGGCGAGGATGCCGCCGATCTCCTTGGCGAGCGCGAGCTGGGTGAACCGGGTGCGGGAGCCGAAGAGTTCGGCCATCGTGACGCTCTCCAGCGAGAACAGACCGAGGACGCCGACGTTCAGACCGAGGACCATGCCGAGCATCACGCCCGGGGTCGAGCCCGAGGTGATCAGGAGCATCACCGGGAAGGCGAGGACGACGGTCAGCATCGAGAGCGCCAGATAGATCACGCGGCGCCCGAAGCGGTCGCCCAGCAGGCCGACCACCGGCACGGTGGCGAAGCCGACCAGCGACCCGTACACGATCGCGTCGGTCGGTACGGACCGGCCGACCGCCAGGTTGGTGGCGATGTAGCCGACCAGGAACGTCTGCATCAGACCGGAGTTGCCCGCCTGGCCGAACCGCAGCCCCAGCGCGAGGAAGAACGCCTTGCCCTTGCGCTGCCGGATACCCGCCGCCAGGACGCTGCCCTCGTGCTCGTCGGCCTTGGCGATCGCGGACTCGACCTCGTCACGGGCCAGCGCCACGCCGTCCACCACGTCGGGACGCTCCTCGAAGACCGGGCTCTCCTTGAGACTGCGGCGGATCCAGACCGCGAAGATCATCAGCCCGAAGCTCAGCAGGAAGGGCAACCTCCAGCCCCAGGACAGCAGTTGGTCCTCGCTGAGTACGGCGAGCAGTATGGCCCACAGGCCGGAGGCGGCGAGCGTCCCGGAGTTCGTGCCGAGCGACACCAGCGAGGAGATCAGCCCGCGCTTCTTCACGGGCGCGTACTCGGCCAGCATCACGGTCGCCCCGGCGATCTCGGCACCCGCGCCGAAGCCCTGCACCAGGCGCAGCACGACGAGCAGGATCGGCGCGAGAATGCCGATCGTGGCGTATGTGGGCAGGGTGCCGATCAGGGTGGTTGAGGCGCCCATCAGCAGGATCGTGAGGAACAGGACCTTCTTGCGGCCGATCCGGTCGCCCATCCGCCCGAAGTAGACGGCACCGGCGAGCCTGGCGACGTACCCGACGCCGTAGGTGGCCATCGCGGCGATCAGTCCGATGGCCGGGCTGACGTCCGGGAAGAAGATCTTGTTGAAGACGATCGCGGCGGCCAGCGAGTAGAGCTGGAAGTCCATGAACTCCATGGCCGTGCCGAGCCAGCCCGAGACGGCGGCCCGGGTCAGATCTCGTGTGCTGCGCTGGGCGGATGGCGTCTGCTGAGCGGCTATGACGCTGTCCTTCATCGTGAACTCCGTTGTTCGGGGACTGAAGTGAGGCTCAGATGCGGGGGATCAGGGGTGGCTCGGACGCGGGCGACCGAGGGGATCAGATCTCGACGCGTCCGGCACGCAGTGCGGGGAGCCGGTCCGCGACGGCGGCGACGAGCACGTCGTCGTCCGCCAGGTCGGCCGCGCCGAGCACGCGCAGCAGTGCGCGTACGGTCTCGGCGGGGCGGGCCGCGGGCCCCCAGCAGGCGGTGAGCGCCTCGGCGGCGGGATCGCTTGGTGCGTCGGCCCGGCGGGTGCTGTCCGCCCAGCCGGCGAGGGCGAGTTCGAGGACGGGGGTGCTCGCGCCGCGGGTACGCAGTTCGCGCAGGGCAGGCAGCCAGCGCTCCGTGATCTTCACCGATCCGTCGGAGCCGATCTGCCGCAGCAGGTGACGCATGGCGGGATTGCGGAAACGTACGACGAGATCGTCGGCGTACGCGACCGGATCGGGGCCGTCGGCCGGGAGTGTGGGGGCGACCTCCGCGCACAGCGCCCGTACGAGGCGCTCGCCCCAGTCCGCCGCCATGGTCTCGGCGATCGTGGTGAGCCCCGCGGCGGTGCCGAGGTAGGCCAGGGCGGAGTGGGAGCCGTTGAGCAGCCGCAGCTTGGTGCGCTGGTAGGGCGCGACGTCCGGGACGAACAGGGCGCCGTCGAGCTCCCAGGGCGGCCGGGGCGCGGTGAAGGAGTCCTCCAGCACCCACTGCCGGTACGGCTCGCCCGTCACGGGGAGGGCATCGCGTACCCCGAGCGCCGCCTCGGCCGCCGTCCGGTCGGCCTCGCTCGTGGCGGGCACGATCCGGTCCACGACCGTCGCGGGGAAGGCGACGGCCTCGGCCATCCGGTCCAGGATCTCCGCACGGTCCGGCCAGGCCGACGCACGGATGTAGTCGTGGACCACACGGCTCAGCGCCGTGCCGTTGTCCGCCATGTTGTCGCAGGACACGACATTGATCGGGGGCGCGCCCGCCCGCATCCGGGCGGCCAGCCCGGCGGCCAGCCGCCCGACCACCGTGGTGACGGGCCCGTCGGCGGCAGCCGCGAGGTCGGCGGCGACCGGTCCGGCCGCGGTGTCGAGGCCGCCCGTCGACGGGGAACGGTGATAGCCCTTCTCCGTGACGGTCAGCGTCACCACCGTCACCTCGGGATCGGTGATCAGCGCCTCGACGGTCTTGGCATCGGGACCCATCGTCAGCGCACCGACGACCGAGCCCACGACGCGCGTGCGGTGACCGTCCGGACGGCGTTCGGTGAGCGAGTACAGACAGTCCTGGTCCCGCAGGGCACGTACGGTCGCGGCCGACCGGGGCGCGACCGCGGTGATGCCCCAGGGCTCGCCCGAGAGGGCGGCGGCCTGCTCGGTGAACACGGCCTGGTGCGCCCGGTGGAAGGCGCCGAGCCCGAAGTGGACGACACGGGTGCGCAGTTCGGCCGGATCGACGGCGGGCCGCAGTTCGGGTGGGAGCCGGAGGAGGGCCTCACGGTTCAAGAGGTCGTCGGCGCTCACCAGTCGTGCACCGACCCGTCGAGGCGGCGGGCGACCGGGAGGTAGCGCCGCTGGTAGGGGAAGCGCTCGGCGGCCTTCTCGTCGTACTCGACGCCGAGGCCCGGCTCCTCGGAGGGATACAGCATGCCGTCGGCGAACGTCACCCCGGTCCGGAACACCTCGGCGGTCTCGTCGGGGTGGCCCATGTGCTCCTGGATGCCGAAGTTCGGCACGGTGATGTCGACGTGCACGGCGGCCGCCATGCTGACGGGGGATAGGTCG from Streptomyces sp. NBC_00258 includes:
- a CDS encoding peptidoglycan-binding domain-containing protein: MRALTRTIVSVTAAVGIAAGGLAGSGAAFADSAPAAKPAVSAQDVTILATNNLGLSTQQAKNMQCFLRNAPASYTGAIDGLLGTNSWKAYQRWLKEYWGYTGAIDGIVGPNTIKALQRKLAFNWGYTGAIDGIAGSGTKAAFKRLANDNSVFFPC
- a CDS encoding cytochrome P450, whose product is MSVVDSFPLGAATTLAELARDPHPRLAQLRAREPVSWLPELDGWLVTRRDLALSVMRDAATFTVDDPRFSTAQVVGPSMLSLDGAEHARHREPFNQPFRPREVRDGFASFIERETERLITALELTALEPTGAVDLRRAFAGPLAVAVVTEALGLAGTDADTVLSWYDAIVRSVSDITAGHDAAPAGAAAYAQLRAAVEATVADRSTSSLLVSAAGRLAVPEVASNAAVLMFGGIETTEGMITNALLHLLHHPDQLALVRADFDLLDGAIEESLRLEPGAAVVDRYATCDTVLGPAAIRKGDLVTVSLTGANRDPAVFPDPDRFDVRRENARLQLAFAHGPHYCLAAHLARLETRIALQHLLERLPALRLDPEHPTAPYGLVFRKPLTLHVLWDRDSAA
- a CDS encoding bifunctional 4-hydroxy-2-oxoglutarate aldolase/2-dehydro-3-deoxy-phosphogluconate aldolase codes for the protein MTADFLSQLSKDRVIAVVRAPEIPDAAALCAALRAGGIRWIEFTRTTPGLAAHLRRAVADDGDGIGAGTVMTGEQAEELIDAGARYLVTPGCRPGVAKAASAAGGPVVLGALSPTEVGLALDLGADAVKIFPARAFGPGYLRDLAGPFPDVPLVASGGVNEDNAAAFLAAGARAVCAGSNVVPPSLVAAGDWPEITRRARAFTDSCR
- a CDS encoding sugar kinase; its protein translation is MPLPSPPHAADSQEPVADVVCVGETMAVLSPPDARPLAEQPVLSMAIGGAESNVACGVAGLGHRAAWLSRLGDDPFARRILAELTARGVDVSAVETDPERPTGVYFKDPGPDRTRTHYYRGGSAASRMGPELARRPVLRRARVVHLSGVAAAVSDSCARLLEALLLGREGRAPRGPVVSFDVNHRPALWRGRGTDAARSLLALARAADIVFVGRDEAEELWGTARPDDIAALLAPAPVVVVKDAEHGATSYADGVRTFVPSLPTKVVEPVGAGDAFAAGYLAGVLEDRDERSRLRLGHLAAAAALRTRDDVPVMPPRTETDRCLALDDDAWAATAPR
- a CDS encoding L-idonate 5-dehydrogenase, with protein sequence MRAVVVHGPGDVRVDERTRPVPGAGEVLLALEWGGICGSDIAYWKKGASGTAALAHPLVLGHEFAGRVAALGNGVTGLREGQPVTVHPAQLVGDGVLPERIAGRTNLYPRVRYFGSAAFDPHTDGGFSEYRTVPATQIRPLPDGVGTEQGALAEPLAVALHAVGRAPELRGRTVLVNGCGPIGSLVVAAARYRGAGRVVAADLASSSLAVARAMGADETCDLSAGEGLPEDVDVVFEASGAPAALGPVLRATARGGTLVQVGNLPGTAVAAALGDLVTREITWIGSYRFVEEIDEALIALRDGLDVTPLITHRFPLERAEEALAVAADPGSGSSKVMLRLATEGTVL
- a CDS encoding MFS transporter, whose amino-acid sequence is MKDSVIAAQQTPSAQRSTRDLTRAAVSGWLGTAMEFMDFQLYSLAAAIVFNKIFFPDVSPAIGLIAAMATYGVGYVARLAGAVYFGRMGDRIGRKKVLFLTILLMGASTTLIGTLPTYATIGILAPILLVVLRLVQGFGAGAEIAGATVMLAEYAPVKKRGLISSLVSLGTNSGTLAASGLWAILLAVLSEDQLLSWGWRLPFLLSFGLMIFAVWIRRSLKESPVFEERPDVVDGVALARDEVESAIAKADEHEGSVLAAGIRQRKGKAFFLALGLRFGQAGNSGLMQTFLVGYIATNLAVGRSVPTDAIVYGSLVGFATVPVVGLLGDRFGRRVIYLALSMLTVVLAFPVMLLITSGSTPGVMLGMVLGLNVGVLGLFSLESVTMAELFGSRTRFTQLALAKEIGGILATAIGPVLAATLTAVTGSWWPIAAMLVVYSLITFVSAFLAPETRGRDLVRLEDAV
- a CDS encoding mannitol dehydrogenase family protein: MSADDLLNREALLRLPPELRPAVDPAELRTRVVHFGLGAFHRAHQAVFTEQAAALSGEPWGITAVAPRSAATVRALRDQDCLYSLTERRPDGHRTRVVGSVVGALTMGPDAKTVEALITDPEVTVVTLTVTEKGYHRSPSTGGLDTAAGPVAADLAAAADGPVTTVVGRLAAGLAARMRAGAPPINVVSCDNMADNGTALSRVVHDYIRASAWPDRAEILDRMAEAVAFPATVVDRIVPATSEADRTAAEAALGVRDALPVTGEPYRQWVLEDSFTAPRPPWELDGALFVPDVAPYQRTKLRLLNGSHSALAYLGTAAGLTTIAETMAADWGERLVRALCAEVAPTLPADGPDPVAYADDLVVRFRNPAMRHLLRQIGSDGSVKITERWLPALRELRTRGASTPVLELALAGWADSTRRADAPSDPAAEALTACWGPAARPAETVRALLRVLGAADLADDDVLVAAVADRLPALRAGRVEI